One Chlamydiales bacterium DNA window includes the following coding sequences:
- a CDS encoding dihydrolipoamide acetyltransferase family protein — protein sequence MSKIVTIQLPKLGESILSATVVQWLKRPGDRIEKDEAILEVSTDKVNSEIPSPVAGILKGILVQVDEEVEVDAPLAEIILEANEPKTSEKKAVIEEKRVERPLSSNQEMHGFYSPAVVQMAQTEGISFKELEKIKGTGSCGRITKKDLEVYLKRESVQESIPLDTPSKIKITGLRKAIADTMLRSYQEIPHAALLNEIDVTEVMMFIAREKESFHKKFGVKLTLTSFIIKAIAKALMEYPLLNASIEGDSIVVKQSINVGVAVAVDQGVIVPVIKDVGNKCLVDIAKSVAELAEKTRTSKLQHDDVVDGTITLTNFGMTGTKHGFPIIRQPEVAIIGAGAVQKRVVVVEKDLIAIRSMMDMTLCFDHRVVDGLYGCGFINAIKEHLQNPLEVS from the coding sequence ATGAGTAAAATAGTGACTATTCAGTTACCCAAGCTTGGGGAAAGTATATTGTCAGCAACTGTTGTGCAATGGTTGAAGAGGCCAGGAGACAGGATAGAAAAAGATGAAGCTATTTTAGAGGTGTCTACTGATAAGGTAAATAGTGAAATCCCCTCTCCTGTTGCAGGTATTTTAAAAGGGATCTTAGTGCAGGTGGATGAGGAAGTAGAAGTAGATGCTCCCCTTGCAGAAATTATTTTGGAAGCAAATGAACCTAAAACATCAGAGAAAAAAGCTGTTATTGAAGAAAAGCGCGTAGAAAGGCCTCTTTCAAGTAATCAGGAGATGCATGGTTTCTATTCACCTGCAGTAGTTCAGATGGCTCAAACAGAAGGCATTTCTTTTAAAGAACTAGAAAAAATAAAAGGTACAGGATCTTGTGGACGTATTACAAAAAAAGATCTAGAGGTTTATTTAAAGAGAGAGTCTGTTCAAGAATCTATTCCATTAGACACTCCTTCCAAAATTAAAATTACAGGGCTTAGAAAAGCAATTGCTGACACCATGCTTCGCTCTTACCAAGAGATTCCTCATGCGGCATTGCTCAATGAAATAGATGTTACGGAAGTAATGATGTTCATTGCCAGGGAAAAAGAGAGTTTTCATAAGAAGTTTGGCGTGAAACTTACTTTGACAAGTTTTATCATAAAGGCAATTGCAAAGGCGCTGATGGAGTACCCCCTTTTAAATGCTTCTATTGAGGGTGATTCGATTGTCGTTAAACAATCTATCAATGTAGGAGTAGCTGTAGCGGTAGATCAAGGGGTTATTGTTCCAGTAATTAAGGATGTTGGGAATAAATGCCTTGTCGATATTGCTAAGAGTGTAGCTGAATTAGCTGAAAAGACACGTACATCTAAATTACAACACGATGATGTTGTAGATGGCACCATAACGCTTACAAATTTTGGAATGACAGGTACAAAGCATGGTTTTCCCATCATTAGACAGCCAGAAGTTGCCATCATTGGGGCTGGTGCTGTACAAAAACGCGTTGTAGTTGTTGAGAAAGATTTGATAGCCATTCGAAGTATGATGGATATGACTTTATGTTTTGATCACAGGGTAGTAGATGGTCTTTATGGGTGTGGTTTTATCAACGCTATAAAAGAGCATTTACAGAACCCTTTAGAGGTGTCTTAG
- the lpxK gene encoding tetraacyldisaccharide 4'-kinase, translating to MYDSLEALVLSVTRGKQRGIAVSLLRSFLFCLSLGFRCISTLRSKAYDRGFLKQSRVSVPVISIGNIVAGGTGKTPTVMMIADIISKEHKIAILLRGYRSDAEKKELPTLVGASSDILKVGDEAVLLAKRLPNALVVVCKDRKKGAGAAIQNGATLLILDDGFQHRRLKRDLDVVVVDAQKPVGNNYFLPRGPLRESSKALKRAHLIVLTNCHNKEESNNAIEYLEAYTDAPVVCTAPCIEGIYDFNDKEQKISLEGKKVAIFCAIAHPENFKKTVELAGAKVVHELYGMDHRAFSAKDLKKFRTDAYLKGALMLLCTEKDRVKIIEEFTLHEQIALMWIKMKLQIKGNCPDE from the coding sequence ATGTACGACTCCTTAGAAGCTCTTGTTTTAAGCGTGACCAGAGGTAAGCAAAGAGGCATTGCTGTGTCCCTCTTGCGCTCGTTTCTTTTTTGTTTGAGTCTTGGATTTAGATGCATATCTACTTTGCGCAGTAAAGCCTATGACAGGGGTTTTTTAAAACAATCAAGGGTATCTGTTCCTGTGATTAGTATAGGTAATATTGTTGCAGGTGGTACGGGAAAGACTCCTACAGTTATGATGATTGCTGACATAATAAGCAAAGAACATAAGATAGCTATTCTTTTGCGAGGATATCGCTCAGATGCGGAAAAAAAAGAGCTTCCGACTTTAGTAGGCGCCTCTTCTGATATCTTAAAAGTCGGTGACGAGGCTGTTTTGCTAGCAAAAAGATTGCCCAATGCCTTAGTAGTTGTTTGTAAAGATAGAAAAAAAGGGGCTGGTGCTGCTATTCAAAATGGAGCAACTCTTCTTATATTGGATGATGGGTTTCAACATCGAAGGCTTAAAAGAGATCTGGATGTCGTTGTAGTGGACGCACAAAAACCTGTTGGTAATAATTATTTTTTGCCAAGAGGGCCTCTTCGTGAATCTTCTAAAGCCTTGAAAAGAGCTCACTTGATTGTGCTTACAAATTGTCACAATAAAGAAGAGAGCAACAATGCTATAGAATATTTAGAAGCCTATACGGATGCGCCCGTTGTTTGTACTGCTCCTTGTATTGAGGGTATTTATGATTTTAATGACAAAGAACAAAAGATTTCTTTGGAAGGAAAGAAGGTTGCTATTTTCTGCGCCATTGCACATCCAGAGAATTTTAAAAAAACAGTAGAATTAGCAGGTGCCAAAGTCGTTCATGAGTTGTACGGAATGGATCATAGAGCATTTTCTGCAAAAGATTTAAAGAAATTTAGAACAGATGCCTATTTAAAAGGCGCTCTTATGCTTCTTTGTACAGAAAAAGATCGTGTCAAAATAATAGAAGAGTTTACATTACACGAACAGATAGCTTTGATGTGGATTAAGATGAAATTGCAAATAAAAGGGAATTGTCCGGATGAGTAA
- a CDS encoding SIS domain-containing protein, whose translation MEEYIIESVRESSAALQQLLEPKSVAFMDEAAKLLAHCFRVGNKVIIAGNGGSLCDAAHFAEELTGQFRQKRKALPAIALTDSSHITCVGNDFGFDQIFARGVEAFGKEGDIFVGLSTSGNSKNIIYAFETAKALGLSTIAFLGKSGGMLKGFADLEISIDGFSTSDRIQEAHMAAIHIIIEMVEKYLFDNAVELMETLLLKEECTTP comes from the coding sequence ATGGAAGAATATATCATAGAGTCAGTAAGAGAAAGTAGCGCGGCATTACAGCAACTCCTAGAGCCTAAGTCGGTTGCGTTCATGGATGAGGCGGCAAAACTTCTTGCTCATTGTTTTAGAGTGGGTAATAAAGTTATTATTGCTGGTAATGGTGGTAGCCTTTGTGATGCAGCACATTTTGCAGAGGAGTTAACTGGGCAATTTCGTCAAAAAAGAAAGGCCCTTCCTGCAATTGCACTGACGGATTCTTCCCATATTACCTGTGTTGGAAATGATTTTGGCTTTGATCAAATTTTTGCGCGAGGTGTTGAGGCCTTTGGAAAAGAGGGAGATATATTTGTAGGTCTTTCAACAAGTGGTAATTCAAAAAATATTATCTATGCTTTTGAGACAGCCAAAGCTCTTGGTTTGTCTACTATTGCCTTTCTTGGAAAAAGCGGAGGTATGCTCAAGGGGTTTGCAGATTTAGAAATTTCCATTGATGGTTTTTCTACATCTGATCGCATTCAAGAAGCCCATATGGCTGCCATCCACATCATTATTGAGATGGTTGAAAAATATCTTTTCGATAATGCAGTAGAGCTAATGGAAACATTGCTTTTGAAAGAAGAATGTACGACTCCTTAG
- a CDS encoding ABC transporter ATP-binding protein: protein MDTLLKKVVFNRSSLGCFSMLFVQQLLVASSTLWLSLLSDDIESGNNFVFFLILYLTSLVIPYLPEAFSMVFNNTWKQNAYAYLIHRFVETRKEDAVVWNNKTLKEDTMTILTAEGQNTLNMAVDHIYNFMYYFLHIVLNIIAISLLIDAKFAVGYLVSLCFVAILMKVQYKKQTGLAKETQDARIHLGRSLLSSWDNVLLGNKYNFNLWIRKTGAYLGAATRLNLSSAIFNQSLTVIVTIIIFLPSIIVALDALVTDRHNPAILLALLLTLPRMFSILDYTQLGLSYIAQWPVHRTKLDTIETILKPPVTPLDSLENRISWSKLIFTPPLPFPIQALLSYDKQFAESAQVVEGVTVYTHPCGRYTLRADNGAGKSTFLIVVKKHLGEHAFFLPNNHNLSFLANDQSASSGEMLKHQLLEIRNNVDVKVLLLDEWDANLDEGNQQEVSSVIDELSKERLVIEVRHRN from the coding sequence ATGGACACATTATTAAAAAAAGTTGTTTTTAACAGGTCATCATTGGGCTGTTTTAGTATGTTGTTTGTGCAGCAATTGCTTGTTGCTTCCTCGACACTGTGGCTTTCCCTGCTTTCAGATGATATAGAGTCAGGAAATAATTTTGTTTTCTTTTTAATCCTATACCTCACATCCCTTGTAATCCCCTATCTTCCAGAAGCCTTTTCCATGGTTTTCAATAATACCTGGAAGCAAAATGCCTATGCCTATTTGATTCATCGCTTTGTGGAAACAAGAAAAGAAGATGCTGTTGTATGGAATAATAAAACTTTGAAAGAAGATACAATGACTATTTTGACTGCAGAGGGTCAGAATACTTTAAATATGGCTGTAGATCATATTTACAATTTTATGTATTATTTTCTACACATTGTACTTAATATTATAGCAATTTCCTTATTGATTGATGCCAAGTTTGCAGTGGGTTATTTGGTAAGCTTATGTTTTGTTGCGATTTTGATGAAAGTACAGTACAAGAAGCAGACGGGGCTTGCTAAAGAGACTCAAGATGCGCGTATTCATTTGGGTCGTTCTTTGCTCTCTTCTTGGGATAATGTGCTGCTTGGAAATAAGTATAATTTTAATCTTTGGATTAGGAAAACAGGTGCCTATTTAGGTGCAGCAACGCGCTTGAACCTATCTTCTGCAATTTTTAATCAATCGCTTACTGTCATTGTGACGATAATTATTTTTTTGCCCTCGATCATTGTGGCTCTTGATGCCTTGGTTACAGATAGACATAATCCTGCAATATTACTTGCATTGTTACTTACATTGCCGCGTATGTTTTCTATTTTGGATTATACGCAATTGGGCCTTAGTTATATTGCACAATGGCCCGTACACCGAACTAAACTTGATACGATTGAAACCATTTTAAAGCCGCCAGTAACCCCATTAGACTCTTTAGAAAATAGAATTTCCTGGTCAAAATTGATATTTACGCCTCCCTTGCCATTTCCTATACAGGCTCTTCTTTCCTATGACAAACAATTTGCAGAGTCGGCGCAGGTTGTAGAAGGCGTAACTGTCTACACACATCCCTGTGGGCGCTATACATTGAGGGCAGACAATGGAGCTGGAAAGTCTACATTTCTCATCGTTGTAAAAAAGCATTTGGGTGAGCATGCATTTTTTCTTCCTAATAATCACAATCTTTCATTTCTTGCAAATGATCAATCAGCATCATCTGGAGAAATGCTAAAGCACCAACTTTTAGAGATACGTAATAATGTGGATGTTAAAGTATTACTTTTAGATGAGTGGGATGCTAATCTTGACGAGGGAAATCAGCAAGAAGTTTCCTCCGTAATTGATGAGCTTTCAAAAGAGCGTCTAGTGATAGAAGTGCGCCACCGCAATTAA